The Algoriphagus sanaruensis genome window below encodes:
- a CDS encoding glycosyltransferase family 2 protein, with protein sequence MSQAAIVILNYNGEEVLNRFLPSVIEHSQYDCWVIDNCSSDHSIELLRDKFPQISVIELQANLGYAGGYNWGLEALKSNYEYFILLNSDVEVSPGWDSKLVDFLSLNKDYSAVQPKILSAKNKEEFDYAGAGGGFLDALGYPYCRGRILETIEREEGQYDDVIQIDWASGACLAIRSTDFFEQDGFDAHFFAHMEEIDLCWRLRLAGKKIGYIGTSTVFHLGGATLSRSSAKKLYLNIRNSLSMLHKNLPSSQFFGVVLLKMIWETLALFSYLLKGQFEFSSAIAKGYWDFTRNWNKLTKTQKIKNRPIGRSGKVFSILWSYLILRRKKYSQL encoded by the coding sequence ATGAGTCAAGCAGCAATTGTCATCTTAAATTATAATGGAGAGGAAGTTTTAAATCGATTCCTTCCCTCCGTTATTGAGCATTCTCAATATGATTGCTGGGTGATTGACAATTGTAGCTCCGATCATTCGATTGAACTATTAAGGGATAAATTTCCCCAGATTTCCGTGATTGAACTTCAAGCCAACCTCGGCTATGCTGGCGGATACAATTGGGGCTTGGAAGCTCTAAAATCTAACTACGAATATTTTATTCTTCTCAACTCCGATGTCGAGGTTAGTCCCGGATGGGATTCGAAGTTGGTCGATTTTTTATCCTTAAATAAGGATTATTCAGCTGTACAACCGAAGATTCTTTCTGCCAAAAACAAGGAGGAGTTTGATTATGCGGGCGCTGGAGGTGGGTTTTTGGATGCCTTAGGCTATCCTTATTGCCGAGGCAGAATCCTTGAAACCATCGAAAGAGAGGAAGGGCAATATGATGATGTGATTCAAATCGACTGGGCTTCAGGTGCTTGTCTTGCCATTCGATCTACAGACTTTTTTGAGCAGGATGGGTTTGATGCTCATTTTTTTGCGCACATGGAAGAAATTGATCTGTGTTGGAGACTCCGATTAGCAGGTAAAAAAATTGGGTATATAGGAACCTCCACTGTGTTCCATTTAGGTGGGGCAACCTTGTCTCGTTCTAGTGCTAAAAAATTGTATTTGAATATTAGAAATAGCTTGAGCATGCTTCACAAAAATCTCCCTAGTTCTCAATTCTTCGGGGTGGTTTTACTCAAAATGATTTGGGAAACGCTAGCTCTATTTAGCTATTTGTTGAAAGGGCAATTTGAGTTTTCGTCGGCTATAGCCAAAGGATATTGGGATTTTACTAGGAATTGGAACAAGCTTACCAAAACTCAAAAAATAAAAAACCGACCTATTGGCCGGTCAGGGAAGGTGTTTTCAATCTTATGGTCTTATTTAATTCTCCGAAGAAAGAAATATTCCCAGCTTTAG
- a CDS encoding PspC domain-containing protein, with product MEKLKLFFEERAFGVCSRLGEKLNFPIDSIRLFFIYTSFITMGSPIIIYVVMAMMMKIRKYFRKMNNPVLFD from the coding sequence ATGGAAAAGCTGAAACTATTCTTTGAAGAACGAGCATTCGGTGTCTGTTCTAGACTTGGAGAGAAGTTGAACTTTCCGATCGATAGTATTCGCTTGTTTTTCATCTACACCTCCTTTATCACCATGGGATCACCAATCATTATTTATGTGGTGATGGCTATGATGATGAAAATCCGAAAGTATTTCAGAAAGATGAATAATCCTGTGCTTTTTGACTAA
- a CDS encoding YbaB/EbfC family nucleoid-associated protein, with the protein MFDFMGMMGKVKEAQAKIKEAQARLVHLSAEGEAGAGMVKVLVNGERKVLKIELDETLLNPNDKEMLSDLVVAATNQALLAIDQKIKEEMKKATEGMIPTIPGMDLGGFFG; encoded by the coding sequence ATGTTTGATTTTATGGGAATGATGGGCAAAGTCAAAGAAGCCCAAGCGAAAATTAAAGAAGCTCAAGCTCGATTAGTCCATTTGAGTGCAGAAGGTGAAGCAGGAGCCGGAATGGTTAAAGTTTTGGTAAATGGGGAACGGAAAGTTCTAAAAATAGAACTAGATGAAACCCTGCTTAACCCTAATGATAAAGAAATGCTGAGTGATTTGGTGGTGGCGGCTACCAATCAGGCGTTATTAGCTATTGATCAAAAGATCAAGGAGGAAATGAAAAAGGCTACAGAAGGGATGATTCCAACTATTCCTGGGATGGATCTCGGAGGTTTTTTCGGATGA